The Anaerolineales bacterium genome contains a region encoding:
- a CDS encoding response regulator transcription factor encodes MERGKILVVDDEPKLVRLVREVLTAAGYSVLSTGRGENAVEMAAMERPDLVILDVVLAGAMDGFGVAQRVREFSDVPIIMLTARDRETDLVRGFEQGADDYITKPFSSKELLVRVRAVIRRSRKESVAADEVELACGELRIDLPRRKLTVGGQEVHLTPTEYRLLHELAVHKNQVMLHSQLLAAVWGPEYRDDLEYLRAYIRYLRQKVEADPGHPVRIVTSPGVGYMLACPDEPD; translated from the coding sequence ATGGAGCGGGGGAAGATCCTGGTGGTCGATGACGAGCCGAAGCTGGTGCGGCTGGTGCGTGAGGTGCTGACGGCCGCCGGCTACAGCGTGCTCTCCACCGGACGAGGCGAGAACGCAGTTGAGATGGCGGCCATGGAGCGGCCCGACCTGGTCATTTTGGATGTCGTGCTGGCGGGCGCCATGGATGGGTTCGGCGTGGCGCAGCGCGTGCGCGAGTTCTCGGATGTCCCGATCATCATGCTGACGGCGCGTGACCGAGAGACCGATCTGGTGCGCGGCTTCGAGCAAGGCGCCGATGACTACATCACCAAGCCGTTCAGCTCGAAGGAGTTGCTGGTGCGGGTGCGGGCCGTGATTCGCCGCTCGCGTAAGGAGTCGGTCGCCGCCGACGAGGTCGAGCTGGCGTGCGGCGAGCTGCGCATCGATCTGCCTCGCCGCAAGCTGACCGTCGGTGGGCAGGAGGTCCACCTGACGCCGACCGAGTATCGCCTGCTGCATGAGCTGGCTGTCCACAAGAACCAGGTGATGCTGCACTCGCAGTTGCTGGCCGCGGTCTGGGGTCCGGAGTACCGCGACGATCTGGAATACCTGCGCGCCTACATCCGCTACCTGCGCCAGAAGGTCGAGGCCGACCCGGGGCATCCGGTGCGGATTGTGACCAGCCCGGGCGTAGGCTACATGCTTGCCTGTCCGGACGAACCCGACTAA
- a CDS encoding ATP-binding protein — protein MTAPAKAGYKQAQRELHALNEVAKALNAAQELSALLSAVMSKLVNVLDPAEVGVITIWDDGAGLFRPAAAFGYDLELLHKVGYRAGEAMSGKVYDAGRARLFKTPAEVAAAMADLRPANAAAIARALGSQKLPISAVGAPLRVGERKLGVLELHTLRGPAEFTENDLPFVQTLADLIALAIDRDRLLQQANVIRDAQQAERLRSEVMANLSHELRTSLGALKGYTTALLLEEVLWSEEKRTDFLTLIDEECDNMDAMIQEVLSASLIETGQFTLEKQPLRLPILAREVAEQMQRRTEIHQLIVDFPPGFPIVDADHLRIRQVLRVILDNAIKYSPDGGRVLIRGETRAQEVVICLSDQGVGISPENLIPLFEKYFRVRAPTGYHVAGTGLGLPVARAIVIAHAGRIWAESKVGEGTSLYFSLPYEALPGSARA, from the coding sequence ATGACAGCACCCGCCAAGGCAGGCTACAAACAGGCGCAGCGCGAACTGCACGCGCTGAATGAAGTCGCCAAGGCGCTCAACGCCGCCCAGGAGCTCTCCGCCCTCCTGAGCGCGGTCATGTCCAAGCTGGTTAATGTGCTCGACCCGGCCGAAGTCGGGGTGATCACGATCTGGGACGACGGCGCCGGACTGTTTCGCCCTGCCGCCGCCTTCGGCTACGACCTCGAACTGTTACACAAAGTCGGGTACCGGGCCGGAGAGGCCATGAGCGGCAAGGTCTACGACGCCGGCCGGGCACGGCTGTTCAAGACCCCCGCGGAAGTGGCGGCTGCCATGGCGGATCTGCGGCCAGCCAACGCGGCCGCTATCGCCCGCGCCCTCGGTTCGCAGAAGCTGCCCATCAGCGCTGTGGGCGCACCGCTGCGCGTAGGCGAGCGCAAACTGGGCGTGCTCGAGCTGCATACCCTTCGGGGCCCGGCGGAGTTCACCGAGAACGACCTGCCGTTCGTGCAAACACTAGCGGACCTGATCGCCCTGGCCATCGACCGCGATCGCCTGCTGCAGCAGGCCAATGTCATCCGCGATGCCCAGCAGGCCGAGCGCCTACGCTCGGAGGTGATGGCCAACCTCTCGCATGAACTCCGGACCTCGCTCGGCGCCCTCAAGGGCTACACCACCGCTCTGCTCCTGGAGGAGGTGCTGTGGTCCGAGGAGAAACGGACAGACTTCCTCACCCTGATCGACGAAGAATGCGACAACATGGACGCCATGATCCAGGAGGTCCTGAGCGCCTCCTTGATCGAGACCGGTCAATTCACGCTGGAGAAGCAGCCGCTGCGCCTGCCAATCCTGGCCCGCGAAGTGGCCGAGCAGATGCAGAGGCGCACGGAGATCCATCAGTTGATCGTCGACTTCCCGCCAGGCTTCCCGATCGTTGATGCCGACCACCTGCGCATCAGGCAGGTGCTGCGGGTGATCCTGGACAATGCCATCAAGTACTCGCCGGATGGCGGGCGGGTACTGATCCGGGGCGAGACCCGCGCCCAGGAGGTGGTGATCTGCCTCTCCGACCAGGGCGTTGGGATTTCCCCTGAGAATCTAATCCCGCTTTTCGAGAAGTACTTCCGGGTGCGGGCGCCGACCGGCTACCATGTGGCCGGAACGGGGCTGGGGCTTCCCGTGGCGCGGGCGATCGTCATCGCCCACGCAGGGCGGATCTGGGCGGAAAGCAAGGTCGGGGAGGGAACCAGCCTGTACTTCTCCCTGCCATACGAGGCGCTGCCAGGAAGTGCCCGGGCGTGA
- a CDS encoding response regulator transcription factor, translated as MPADHSPVPPAAKDPPLRVLVIEDELKLARLVEEVLTSAGCEVRLLAEPTEVALAASRWQPDVVLLDLVLRGVAVGQDLTYALRAVTAAPIILVTAQRGGNGLPSGLERLVDDVLWKPFAAGELLRRVRMAADRHRSGDRPGGGVIVCGDLRMDDLHRRVFLSGRQVSLTSGEYGLLRMLAQHADREVAAQDLLMAVWGAAFADDLEYLEAYICHLREKVEADPANPRRLLAGGHGYRLACPGAAAGPPG; from the coding sequence ATGCCTGCTGACCACTCGCCTGTTCCCCCGGCTGCCAAGGATCCCCCCCTGCGCGTCCTGGTCATCGAGGATGAGCTTAAACTGGCCAGGCTGGTGGAGGAGGTCCTGACCTCGGCGGGCTGCGAGGTGCGGCTGCTGGCCGAGCCGACCGAGGTTGCGCTTGCCGCCAGCCGGTGGCAGCCAGATGTCGTGCTGCTGGACCTGGTGCTGCGGGGCGTCGCGGTCGGTCAGGACCTGACCTACGCTCTGCGTGCCGTGACCGCGGCCCCGATCATCCTGGTGACGGCCCAACGCGGGGGCAACGGCCTTCCCAGCGGTTTGGAACGCCTGGTGGACGACGTGCTGTGGAAACCCTTCGCCGCCGGTGAGCTGCTGCGGCGCGTGCGGATGGCGGCCGATCGTCATCGCAGCGGAGACCGACCCGGCGGAGGCGTGATCGTGTGCGGCGACTTGCGGATGGATGACTTGCATCGCCGCGTGTTCCTCTCCGGCCGGCAGGTCAGCCTGACCTCGGGCGAATATGGGCTGTTGCGAATGCTGGCCCAGCATGCGGACAGAGAAGTAGCGGCTCAGGATCTGCTGATGGCTGTCTGGGGTGCGGCGTTCGCCGATGACCTCGAGTACCTGGAGGCCTACATCTGCCATCTGCGGGAGAAGGTGGAAGCCGATCCCGCCAATCCCCGACGGCTGCTGGCTGGGGGGCATGGCTACCGCCTGGCCTGCCCGGGAGCAGCGGCCGGCCCTCCAGGCTAG